One Candidatus Firestonebacteria bacterium RIFOXYD2_FULL_39_29 genomic window carries:
- a CDS encoding phosphomethylpyrimidine synthase, giving the protein MTQIEIARKGKYSGEMLSVAKSENVSKEYIRTGIATGRIVITSSLLHKPKKVCGIGKGLKTKVNVNIGTSPERSTLKQELAKLKVAIECGADAVMDLSTGGDMDKTRAMIIKNSPIAVGTVPIYQASVEAIRKRKSVVEMTKEEMFAGIEKHIKDGVDFITVHCGVTKETIGRLRREGRIANIVSRGGAFLTEWIMHNDKENPLFEEYDYLLDLAKKYDVTLSLGDGFRPGCLADATDRAQVQELIILGELAERALKAGVQAMIEGPGHMPINQIEANILLEKRLCHEAPFYVLGPLVTDIAPGYDHITSAIGGAIAGTAGADFLCYVTPAEHLGLPDINDVREGTIASKIAAHVADIGKGLPGAMEIDKRMAFYRKNLDWDNQKKCALDPAKITKYRKSGKGDNTCTMCGEFCAMKRITKYLG; this is encoded by the coding sequence ATGACTCAAATCGAAATAGCACGTAAAGGTAAATATTCCGGGGAGATGTTATCCGTTGCAAAGTCCGAGAACGTCTCGAAGGAATATATCCGTACCGGTATTGCCACAGGACGTATTGTTATTACCTCAAGTCTTCTTCACAAACCAAAGAAAGTTTGTGGAATAGGTAAAGGGCTGAAAACGAAAGTAAATGTAAATATAGGGACTTCTCCGGAGAGGTCCACATTAAAACAGGAACTTGCAAAACTTAAAGTTGCAATAGAATGCGGTGCTGATGCCGTAATGGACCTAAGTACCGGCGGGGATATGGATAAGACCCGGGCGATGATCATTAAGAATTCACCAATAGCGGTAGGGACTGTCCCGATATACCAGGCTTCAGTGGAAGCGATCAGGAAGAGAAAGTCGGTAGTTGAGATGACGAAAGAGGAGATGTTTGCAGGTATTGAAAAACATATTAAAGATGGTGTGGATTTTATCACCGTGCATTGCGGGGTGACTAAGGAAACTATAGGACGTCTGAGAAGAGAAGGGCGTATAGCAAATATCGTAAGCAGAGGCGGAGCTTTCCTGACTGAATGGATAATGCATAACGATAAAGAAAATCCTCTTTTTGAAGAGTATGACTATCTTCTGGATCTTGCGAAGAAATATGATGTAACGTTGTCGCTGGGAGATGGTTTCAGACCCGGCTGCCTGGCCGATGCCACTGATAGAGCGCAAGTACAGGAGCTGATTATCCTTGGGGAATTGGCAGAAAGGGCTTTAAAAGCAGGAGTTCAAGCAATGATAGAAGGACCGGGCCATATGCCGATTAACCAGATAGAAGCAAATATTCTATTGGAAAAACGTCTTTGTCATGAAGCGCCTTTTTATGTTCTGGGCCCTCTCGTTACGGATATAGCCCCCGGTTATGATCACATTACCTCGGCCATAGGCGGAGCGATTGCGGGTACTGCAGGCGCTGATTTCCTCTGTTATGTTACTCCCGCGGAGCATCTGGGTCTTCCGGATATTAATGATGTCCGTGAAGGAACCATAGCTTCAAAAATAGCAGCTCATGTAGCCGATATAGGTAAGGGACTCCCCGGTGCTATGGAAATTGATAAGCGCATGGCCTTCTATAGAAAAAATCTGGATTGGGATAATCAGAAAAAATGCGCTTTAGATCCTGCCAAGATTACAAAGTATAGAAAGAGCGGAAAAGGCGATAACACCTGCACGATGTGCGGTGAGTTTTGCGCAATGAAGCGAATAACCAAATATCTAGGATAG